Proteins from a single region of Candidatus Methylacidiphilales bacterium:
- a CDS encoding tetratricopeptide repeat protein — protein sequence MPETKLDPKLRWGLQFASGYLNLGMPDEALDELTHLKKDFQNLPEVMSLKGQIFLLRSEWSSAAELAQAGHDRYPELPDFYIQQALAYEQLGEPARAIDIWMSAPDAIKRSGFCHYNLARCQARLGNASSARRHAQQAVKLEPLLKPAVKTDPLLSALKSPMNATN from the coding sequence GTGCCGGAAACGAAACTGGATCCGAAACTGCGCTGGGGCCTGCAGTTTGCCTCAGGCTACCTGAACCTTGGCATGCCGGATGAGGCCTTGGACGAGCTGACCCATCTGAAAAAGGATTTCCAGAACCTTCCCGAGGTCATGAGCCTCAAAGGCCAGATCTTTCTCCTTCGCTCCGAGTGGTCATCAGCCGCCGAACTGGCGCAAGCAGGCCATGACCGTTATCCGGAGCTGCCCGATTTTTATATTCAACAGGCGCTTGCTTATGAGCAGCTCGGCGAGCCGGCGCGCGCCATCGACATCTGGATGTCGGCGCCGGATGCAATCAAACGCAGCGGGTTTTGCCATTACAACCTTGCCCGCTGCCAGGCCCGGCTTGGCAATGCCAGTTCGGCCCGCCGCCATGCCCAGCAGGCTGTAAAGCTGGAACCCCTGCTCAAGCCCGCGGTGAAAACGGATCCCTTGTTGAGCGCCTTGAAAAGCCCAATGAACGCAACGAATTAA